From Limisphaera ngatamarikiensis, one genomic window encodes:
- a CDS encoding MlaE family ABC transporter permease, producing the protein MTSATGNEAAPLSQCSAGSHAGWAGALGRPVVRTLWAARELIAFVLITLGVLWTKGTRAPAWIRRQVGHQIVRAGVLLMPLFLFLSVALGFLVIGQTVSWLSRVGAMEYLGPVMVLVIVRELGPLLTALVLLARVCTPMVVELGTARALGEVEALEALGIDPVHYMVVPRVVGLSLAVLALTVYLILGSIAAGYLWAFLQDVPLTPGEYLRQLAGALSWVDFAVLTLKTLGFGAVLAAVTCFHGLARPLRLDGVAPATMRTVGQGLVACILLDALFLLVYLVGS; encoded by the coding sequence ATGACTTCCGCAACGGGCAACGAAGCGGCGCCCCTCAGCCAGTGCTCCGCCGGCTCCCATGCCGGATGGGCCGGGGCCCTGGGCCGGCCCGTGGTCCGGACCCTGTGGGCCGCCCGGGAATTGATCGCCTTTGTGTTGATCACGTTGGGCGTGTTGTGGACCAAGGGCACCCGCGCACCCGCATGGATCCGGCGCCAGGTCGGACACCAAATCGTCCGCGCCGGCGTGCTACTCATGCCGTTGTTCCTGTTTCTTTCCGTGGCCCTCGGATTTCTGGTCATTGGACAGACCGTCTCCTGGCTCAGTCGCGTGGGTGCGATGGAATACCTCGGCCCCGTCATGGTGCTGGTCATCGTCCGGGAACTGGGTCCCCTGTTGACGGCGCTTGTCTTGCTGGCGCGTGTGTGCACGCCCATGGTGGTGGAACTGGGCACCGCCCGCGCCCTGGGCGAAGTCGAGGCCTTGGAAGCCCTGGGGATTGATCCGGTCCATTACATGGTGGTGCCGCGGGTGGTGGGGCTGTCGCTGGCGGTGCTGGCCCTGACGGTCTACCTGATCCTCGGCTCCATCGCGGCCGGCTACCTCTGGGCCTTCCTTCAAGACGTGCCCCTCACCCCCGGGGAATATCTTCGACAACTTGCCGGCGCGCTGAGCTGGGTGGATTTCGCCGTCCTCACCCTCAAAACGCTCGGATTTGGCGCCGTTTTGGCTGCGGTTACCTGTTTCCACGGGTTGGCCCGGCCCTTGCGCCTGGACGGCGTGGCCCCGGCCACGATGCGGACCGTGGGTCAGGGCCTGGTGGCCTGTATCCTGTTGGACGCGCTGTTTCTGCTGGTCTATCTGGTGGGATCATGA
- the metG gene encoding methionine--tRNA ligase gives MSKRFYITTAIDYVNGQPHLGHAYEKIVADVIARGRRSLGQEVFFLTGLDEHGQKVQRSAQAEGKPAQVYCDELAEVWLQFVRKLGISNDDFIRTTQPRHKAVVQALLRKLHDRGDLYKAPYRGWYSWKEETFLTDKDRRPDGTFDPMWGEVTELVEDNWFFRMSRYQSWLIEYIEAHPDFVHPPTRRNEVLSFLRSRPLEDLCISRPASRLSWGIPIPFDPDYVNYVWFDALTNYFSVPAAQGDPAALAALKGYYEPPDGNLARLELWPADIHVIGKDIVRFHAIYWPIMLHAAGIEPPRQVLVHGWWQKDGQKMSKTTGNVVDPVAVIDEWGVDAFRYYVLRELDIGPDGNWTDAGFKARYSAELANALGNLVHRTLSMLHRYRKGVVPPPHNELEPDAARVAAEVRSCLEQNRLQDALISIWSLITRANQYIDHTTPFKLAKDPAQAARLDQILYNLVETVRVVAVLLWPFLPTTATRIHAQLGLQGEPNRWTEAAWGRLPAGHTVQTPEVLFPRKEG, from the coding sequence ATGAGCAAACGATTCTACATCACCACGGCCATCGATTACGTCAACGGCCAGCCCCACCTGGGCCATGCCTATGAAAAAATCGTCGCCGACGTAATCGCCCGCGGCCGGCGCAGCCTTGGTCAGGAGGTCTTCTTCCTCACCGGCCTGGACGAACACGGCCAAAAGGTCCAGCGCTCCGCCCAGGCCGAGGGCAAACCCGCCCAGGTCTACTGCGATGAACTGGCCGAGGTCTGGCTCCAGTTCGTCCGGAAACTCGGCATCTCCAACGACGATTTCATCCGCACCACTCAGCCCCGGCACAAAGCCGTCGTCCAGGCCCTGCTCCGCAAACTCCATGACCGGGGCGACCTCTACAAGGCCCCTTACCGCGGTTGGTACTCCTGGAAAGAGGAAACCTTTCTCACCGACAAAGACCGCCGGCCCGACGGCACCTTCGATCCCATGTGGGGCGAGGTCACCGAACTGGTGGAGGACAACTGGTTCTTCCGCATGTCCCGTTACCAGTCGTGGCTGATCGAATACATCGAGGCCCATCCGGACTTCGTCCATCCCCCGACCCGGCGGAACGAAGTGCTCAGTTTCCTCCGTTCGCGGCCCCTGGAAGACCTCTGCATCAGCCGCCCTGCCAGCCGGCTCAGTTGGGGCATCCCCATCCCCTTCGACCCCGACTACGTCAACTATGTCTGGTTCGATGCCCTCACCAATTACTTCAGTGTTCCGGCCGCCCAGGGCGATCCGGCCGCCCTGGCCGCCCTGAAAGGCTACTACGAACCCCCGGACGGCAACCTCGCGAGACTGGAACTCTGGCCCGCCGATATCCACGTCATCGGCAAGGACATCGTCCGGTTCCACGCCATCTACTGGCCCATCATGCTCCATGCCGCCGGGATCGAACCACCCCGGCAGGTCCTCGTCCACGGCTGGTGGCAGAAGGATGGCCAGAAAATGAGCAAAACCACGGGCAACGTCGTGGACCCCGTCGCCGTCATTGACGAATGGGGTGTGGACGCCTTCCGCTATTACGTGCTGCGCGAACTTGACATCGGACCCGACGGCAATTGGACCGATGCCGGCTTCAAGGCCCGGTACTCCGCCGAGCTTGCCAATGCCCTCGGCAACCTCGTCCATCGCACCCTCTCCATGCTCCATCGTTACCGCAAGGGCGTCGTCCCGCCGCCCCATAACGAACTCGAACCGGATGCCGCCCGCGTCGCTGCCGAGGTCCGGTCCTGCCTCGAACAAAACCGTCTCCAGGACGCACTCATCAGCATTTGGTCCCTCATCACCCGGGCCAACCAGTACATCGACCACACCACCCCGTTCAAACTGGCCAAAGACCCGGCACAGGCCGCGCGCCTGGACCAGATCCTCTACAACCTTGTGGAAACCGTGCGCGTGGTGGCGGTATTGCTCTGGCCCTTCCTGCCCACCACCGCCACCCGCATCCACGCCCAACTGGGTTTGCAGGGCGAACCCAACCGGTGGACCGAAGCGGCCTGGGGTCGGTTACCCGCGGGTCACACCGTCCAAACCCCCGAGGTGCTCTTCCCGCGCAAGGAGGGTTGA
- a CDS encoding ATP-binding cassette domain-containing protein produces MTPSEPSPAVLEMEDVAVASFHAPNRVMLRDVNWRVNSGEFWILSGPHGSGRTDFLLTAAGLLPPRAGRIRWFGQPPPQTENGRQALRRKIGFVFEQGHLFSDLTLAENLALPYEYHGLDRNVPAETRVKQMLEATHLSPWAQARPASLPVAWQRRALLARALMLQPRLLLLDCPLRGLDRHHAEWWHRTLLALHAGTFPAVPHPLTLILTTEDPPAWLVPNRGEAWLESGAFRVLAMPETTRARSGPEATGENAR; encoded by the coding sequence ATGACGCCCTCCGAGCCATCCCCCGCCGTGCTGGAAATGGAAGATGTCGCCGTGGCCAGTTTCCATGCCCCCAACCGTGTCATGTTGCGGGACGTGAACTGGCGGGTGAACTCCGGCGAGTTCTGGATCCTCAGCGGACCGCACGGCAGCGGGCGCACCGATTTCCTGCTCACCGCCGCCGGACTGTTACCCCCTCGTGCCGGCCGCATCCGCTGGTTCGGACAACCTCCGCCCCAAACCGAAAACGGTCGGCAGGCCCTCCGCCGCAAGATCGGGTTCGTGTTTGAACAGGGGCATTTGTTTTCCGACCTGACCCTGGCCGAAAACCTGGCCCTCCCGTACGAATACCACGGCCTGGACCGCAATGTTCCGGCCGAAACCCGCGTCAAGCAGATGCTCGAAGCCACCCACCTGAGCCCGTGGGCGCAGGCCCGACCGGCATCCCTCCCGGTGGCATGGCAGCGACGCGCCCTCCTGGCCCGCGCCCTCATGTTGCAACCCCGATTGCTCCTGCTGGACTGCCCGCTGCGCGGACTGGACCGTCACCATGCTGAATGGTGGCACCGGACCCTGCTGGCCCTCCACGCCGGCACCTTCCCCGCCGTGCCGCATCCGCTTACGCTGATCCTGACAACGGAGGACCCGCCTGCATGGCTGGTGCCGAACCGGGGCGAAGCATGGCTGGAATCGGGCGCGTTCCGGGTGCTCGCCATGCCCGAAACCACCAGAGCCCGCTCCGGTCCCGAAGCCACTGGCGAGAACGCCCGGTGA
- a CDS encoding cation diffusion facilitator family transporter: protein MRRFPLTRYAWLSVGAAVATIGLKVVAAWVTGSVGLFSDAVESAVNLVGALMALAMLTVASRPADEDHTYGHHKAEYFSSGLEGGLILLAGLGIAVAAVQRLLAPRPLEAVGEGLVLAAVASGVNLVTAWVLLRAGRRHHSITLEANAHHLLTDVWTSAAVIVGVGLVSWTGLGWLDPVVALAVGGNILRTGYGIVRRSVMGLMDAALVESEVGAVRSVLERYRAEEGIDYHALRTRQAGARKFVSVHVLVPGHWTVNQGHALLERLEADIRRVLPESTVFTHLESLDDPRSWEDQELDRPHPRPTDGH, encoded by the coding sequence GTGAGGCGGTTTCCCTTGACACGGTACGCCTGGCTGTCGGTGGGGGCGGCGGTGGCCACCATTGGTCTGAAGGTGGTGGCGGCATGGGTCACCGGGTCGGTGGGGTTGTTCTCCGACGCCGTGGAGTCGGCGGTGAATCTGGTTGGGGCGTTGATGGCGCTGGCGATGTTGACGGTGGCGTCGCGTCCGGCGGATGAGGATCACACGTACGGGCATCACAAGGCGGAGTATTTTTCGAGCGGGCTGGAGGGTGGGTTGATTCTGCTGGCGGGTTTGGGCATTGCGGTGGCGGCGGTGCAGCGGTTGTTGGCGCCGCGGCCGTTGGAGGCGGTGGGGGAGGGTTTGGTGCTGGCGGCGGTGGCCAGCGGGGTGAACCTGGTGACGGCCTGGGTGTTGCTTCGGGCCGGGCGCCGCCATCACAGCATCACGTTGGAAGCCAACGCGCATCATCTGCTGACGGACGTGTGGACCTCGGCGGCGGTGATCGTGGGGGTGGGGCTGGTGAGCTGGACAGGTTTGGGCTGGTTGGATCCGGTGGTGGCGTTGGCAGTGGGCGGGAACATACTGCGGACGGGTTACGGGATTGTGCGGCGTTCGGTGATGGGTTTGATGGATGCGGCGTTGGTGGAGAGCGAGGTGGGCGCGGTGCGGTCGGTGCTGGAACGGTACCGGGCCGAGGAGGGCATTGATTATCACGCGCTGCGCACGCGTCAGGCCGGGGCACGGAAGTTTGTGTCGGTCCACGTGTTGGTGCCGGGCCACTGGACGGTCAACCAGGGACATGCCCTGCTGGAACGGCTTGAGGCTGATATCCGGCGGGTGCTGCCCGAGAGCACCGTGTTCACGCATTTGGAATCCCTGGACGATCCGCGGTCCTGGGAGGACCAGGAGCTGGACCGCCCGCATCCAAGGCCGACCGACGGCCATTGA
- a CDS encoding autotransporter-associated beta strand repeat-containing protein encodes MTRSGSRTICFHQISWSFMVASVAALVLGTGQPAGAQTATWTGAAGNNLWHEPANWILDITGLPDLPGPGTNVVIGPGAAVLYSRASGADLIGPLNLGGLLTIASPGLWIDGLATAGLALDAGGLLQIQAGGVVVVTNAGTLNFNTDSALSLENGALILTNHLPEVAVLNAGVNGNNNGVGITNRGGRFVAELPVRLRGRYSRFIQQDGILELRAGGGIFEGSNDQERPWLIAGGEAFLGDFGISRTTPGGGLVLSNGVVTVTSLRVGTYNSRAYATVYGGTLTNTGVFTIGDRTNGATSGDRRIRFRMYGGLVVSTYPDGIVIANQSNAGVAGDSVIGAGLELAGGQLFAEKLTLIRDTTLENAHATLALSNNGVLWLGSGGLQANVGVANTSYRVWFAGGTLGALADHDINADVSLVGENATFATADPAGQPHTVTVSGAIVGGGSLVKTGAGTLVLNGPATYTGRTYIRAGSLKPVHPDALANTPSIELAAGAELDLTASTGFIWSGPRSITGLGAVQGTLTVQQGGVLAPGLANQGGPLRIRGGLILGENAICQIDLPADPAAAEADRLEVEGDLTLSGPVTLFLSGGGGPGSVHPLIRYTGNLVGDTSLIQLSGLMGMLSNNVTTARGLYLVITQAVRAPTELAWIGHPQDNVWDTLGRTNWLNLTTQQPDQFVPGDVVWFDDRGVAAAAVQLPDWVQPAKVLVNATQDYRLTGPGGIAGATDLVKSNSGRLTLETTNTYTGITRIAGGVLETPLLAPGGMPSGIGAATADPANLRFSGGTLRYTGSSVTLDRGATLEEPGGGLDVALPDTVLTLSGLWTGPGSLTKTGPGTLTLPVANSLAGPVIVAGGTLRLTVPGAAGTNRIELAGGTLWLTLPSDNDLLNPIHVAAPSQLRSGTLNNRINGAVSGEHTLNVSIPAGTVLTFNGDLTNFTGTFHLGDSAGTFRFNSGGGNTTLGCPNATIDLGTGTAILQARNAGTMFVGALRGGPSTQVLGQGSGSGTLTWVIGSSSREPDSTFEGTIADATASRVAALTKVGSGTLRLTGNNTYSGPTIIESGTLQVDGSLGPTAVTVTGGTLAGSGLLNGSVDVQGGGTLAPGPGIATLTIANVLGLWPGSVTELEVDAATGASDQIVGLWAVTFGGTLRIVKTQGTFTAGQRFKLFDAPGTYYGAFDAIEPSTPGPGLAWDTSQLTVDGTLGVVPGEAQPQIQWIRQPGGLQLTWTGDYRLQVQTNSLQVGLGTNWVDYPGTPSGSVWVPLDPAAPAVFFRLVKP; translated from the coding sequence ATGACCCGCTCCGGCTCTCGAACGATCTGTTTCCATCAGATCTCCTGGTCCTTCATGGTGGCTTCCGTCGCCGCCCTCGTGCTGGGCACCGGGCAACCGGCCGGTGCCCAAACCGCCACCTGGACCGGTGCCGCAGGCAACAATCTCTGGCACGAACCCGCCAACTGGATCCTCGACATTACCGGCCTGCCCGATCTGCCCGGCCCTGGCACCAATGTGGTGATCGGACCGGGCGCGGCCGTGCTGTACAGTCGCGCGTCGGGTGCGGACCTGATTGGCCCTCTCAACCTGGGGGGCCTGCTCACCATTGCCTCACCCGGGCTGTGGATTGACGGTTTGGCTACGGCCGGCCTGGCTCTGGACGCGGGCGGCCTGCTCCAAATCCAGGCCGGGGGCGTGGTGGTGGTGACCAACGCCGGCACCCTCAACTTCAACACCGACAGCGCCCTCAGTCTGGAGAACGGCGCCCTGATCCTGACCAATCATCTGCCGGAGGTGGCAGTGCTCAACGCCGGCGTCAACGGCAACAACAACGGTGTCGGCATCACCAACCGCGGCGGCCGGTTCGTGGCCGAGTTACCGGTGCGCCTGCGCGGCCGGTACAGCCGCTTCATTCAGCAGGACGGGATCCTGGAGCTGCGCGCCGGCGGCGGCATCTTTGAGGGGTCCAATGACCAGGAACGGCCCTGGCTCATTGCCGGCGGAGAGGCGTTCCTGGGCGACTTCGGCATCTCCCGCACCACGCCCGGCGGCGGCCTCGTCCTCAGCAACGGGGTCGTCACCGTCACCAGCCTGCGGGTGGGCACGTACAACTCGCGCGCCTACGCCACCGTGTACGGAGGCACACTGACCAACACCGGCGTGTTCACCATCGGCGACCGCACCAACGGCGCCACCAGTGGCGATCGTCGCATCCGTTTTCGCATGTACGGCGGTCTCGTGGTCAGCACGTACCCGGACGGAATCGTCATCGCCAACCAATCCAACGCCGGCGTCGCCGGGGACAGTGTCATTGGCGCGGGGCTGGAACTGGCCGGGGGCCAGCTGTTCGCCGAAAAGCTGACCCTGATCCGCGACACCACGCTGGAGAACGCGCATGCCACCCTGGCCCTGTCCAACAACGGTGTACTCTGGCTGGGCAGTGGCGGCCTGCAGGCCAACGTGGGTGTGGCCAACACCTCCTACCGGGTATGGTTCGCCGGCGGCACCCTGGGTGCCCTGGCCGACCACGACATCAACGCCGATGTCAGCCTCGTGGGTGAAAACGCGACCTTTGCCACTGCGGACCCGGCGGGACAACCCCACACCGTAACGGTGTCGGGCGCCATTGTGGGAGGCGGTTCCCTGGTCAAAACCGGTGCCGGCACCCTGGTCTTGAACGGGCCGGCCACCTACACGGGGCGCACGTACATCCGCGCAGGCAGCCTGAAGCCGGTCCATCCCGACGCGCTCGCCAACACGCCCTCGATCGAACTCGCCGCAGGAGCGGAGCTGGACCTGACGGCATCGACCGGTTTCATCTGGAGCGGTCCCCGTAGCATCACCGGGCTCGGGGCCGTTCAGGGCACCCTGACCGTGCAACAGGGCGGCGTGCTGGCGCCGGGCCTGGCCAATCAGGGCGGCCCGCTACGGATCCGGGGCGGACTCATCCTCGGCGAAAACGCCATTTGTCAGATCGATTTGCCGGCCGACCCGGCCGCCGCCGAGGCCGACCGCCTGGAGGTGGAGGGCGACCTGACCCTTTCCGGGCCGGTGACCCTTTTCCTGTCCGGCGGAGGTGGTCCGGGCAGTGTGCACCCGTTGATCCGCTACACCGGCAACCTCGTCGGGGACACATCCCTCATCCAGCTCAGTGGCCTGATGGGCATGCTCAGCAACAACGTCACCACGGCCAGGGGCCTGTACCTTGTCATCACCCAGGCCGTTCGCGCCCCCACGGAGCTGGCATGGATCGGGCATCCGCAGGACAACGTTTGGGACACCCTCGGCCGCACCAACTGGCTGAACCTCACGACGCAGCAACCGGACCAGTTTGTCCCGGGTGACGTGGTCTGGTTCGACGACCGCGGGGTGGCTGCCGCCGCAGTGCAGTTACCGGACTGGGTACAACCGGCGAAGGTCCTGGTGAATGCCACTCAAGACTATCGGCTGACCGGCCCTGGCGGGATTGCCGGTGCGACCGATCTGGTGAAATCCAATTCAGGCCGGTTGACCCTGGAAACCACCAACACCTACACCGGCATCACGCGGATTGCCGGGGGTGTGTTGGAAACGCCGCTGCTGGCCCCTGGAGGCATGCCCAGCGGCATTGGCGCCGCCACGGCCGATCCTGCCAATCTCAGGTTCTCCGGCGGCACGCTGCGCTACACCGGGTCGTCCGTCACCCTGGACCGGGGCGCCACCCTGGAGGAACCGGGCGGCGGGCTGGACGTCGCCCTGCCGGACACCGTCCTGACCCTGTCAGGGCTCTGGACCGGTCCGGGTTCCCTCACCAAGACCGGCCCGGGCACGCTCACGTTACCCGTCGCCAACAGCCTGGCCGGCCCCGTTATCGTGGCCGGGGGTACGCTGCGTTTGACCGTGCCGGGCGCCGCCGGGACCAACCGAATTGAACTGGCCGGCGGCACGTTGTGGTTGACCCTGCCCAGCGACAACGACCTGCTCAACCCCATTCATGTGGCCGCACCCAGTCAGCTGCGCAGCGGTACCCTCAACAACCGCATCAACGGCGCCGTCAGCGGCGAACACACACTGAACGTCAGCATCCCTGCGGGCACCGTGCTCACGTTCAATGGCGACCTCACCAACTTCACCGGCACGTTCCACCTGGGTGACAGCGCCGGTACGTTCCGCTTCAACAGCGGCGGGGGCAACACCACACTCGGTTGCCCCAACGCCACCATTGACCTCGGTACCGGCACCGCCATCCTGCAGGCGCGCAACGCCGGTACCATGTTCGTCGGCGCCCTGCGCGGCGGACCTTCCACCCAGGTGCTGGGCCAGGGCAGTGGCAGCGGCACACTCACCTGGGTCATCGGATCCAGCAGCCGCGAGCCGGATTCGACCTTTGAAGGCACCATCGCCGACGCCACAGCGTCGCGCGTGGCCGCACTCACCAAGGTCGGTTCGGGCACACTCCGGCTCACCGGCAACAACACCTATTCCGGGCCCACGATCATTGAATCCGGGACGCTGCAGGTGGATGGATCCCTCGGGCCCACGGCGGTGACGGTCACCGGAGGTACCCTTGCGGGCTCGGGTCTGCTGAACGGTTCGGTGGACGTGCAGGGCGGCGGCACTCTGGCGCCCGGACCCGGCATTGCCACCCTCACCATCGCCAACGTGTTGGGGCTCTGGCCCGGCAGCGTGACGGAGCTGGAGGTGGACGCCGCAACCGGTGCCAGTGACCAGATCGTCGGCCTCTGGGCCGTGACCTTCGGCGGGACACTGCGCATCGTCAAGACCCAGGGGACCTTCACCGCCGGACAACGGTTCAAACTGTTCGATGCGCCCGGCACGTACTACGGCGCGTTCGACGCCATCGAACCATCTACGCCCGGGCCCGGACTCGCCTGGGACACGTCGCAGTTGACCGTGGACGGAACCCTGGGCGTCGTCCCCGGCGAGGCACAACCGCAGATCCAATGGATTCGTCAACCGGGTGGACTTCAGTTGACCTGGACCGGCGATTATCGTCTGCAGGTCCAGACCAACTCGCTGCAGGTTGGGCTCGGCACCAACTGGGTGGATTACCCGGGCACGCCTTCGGGTAGCGTTTGGGTCCCACTGGATCCCGCGGCACCGGCGGTGTTCTTCCGTTTGGTGAAGCCCTGA